The proteins below come from a single Eubacterium limosum genomic window:
- the lctD gene encoding lactate dehydrogenase subunit LctD, producing MDYKKVDEKDVEYLRTLVDADRILVGDEISEDYSHDELGTVANYPEVLMRVLSTEEVSAIMKYAYEQNIPVVVRGSGTGLVGACVPIYGGIMLETTLMNHILELDTENLTVTVEPGVLLMELSKFVEENDLFYPPDPGEKSATIAGNISTNAGGMRAVKYGVTRDYVRGLTVVMPNGEVLELGGKIVKNSSGYSLKDLVIGSEGTLCVITRAVLKLLPLPKKTLSLLVPFDTFTEAAAVVPKIIKSKAIPTAIEFMERQTILFAEDFLGKKFPDTKSNAYILLTFDGNTKEQVEAEYEVVADLCLSEGAKDVYIVDTDERKDSVWSARGAFLEAIKASTTEMDECDVVVPRNRVAEFINYTHDLEKELNIRIPSFGHAGDGNLHLYICRDELGQKEWEEMLDTAMDKLYAKSLEFDGLVSGEHGIGYAKRKYLFNDYGEYEMGLMDGIKHAFDPKNILNPKKVCQM from the coding sequence ATGGATTACAAAAAAGTTGATGAAAAGGACGTTGAATATTTAAGAACCCTGGTGGACGCGGACCGCATCCTGGTAGGGGATGAAATCTCTGAGGATTACAGCCATGACGAGCTGGGCACTGTCGCCAATTATCCGGAAGTGCTGATGCGCGTGCTCTCCACCGAGGAGGTTTCCGCCATCATGAAATATGCTTATGAACAGAATATTCCTGTGGTGGTCAGAGGCTCCGGCACTGGTCTGGTGGGCGCGTGCGTGCCGATCTATGGCGGCATCATGCTGGAAACCACACTGATGAACCATATCCTTGAGCTGGATACTGAAAACCTGACAGTGACCGTCGAACCCGGCGTTCTGCTCATGGAGCTTTCCAAATTTGTGGAAGAAAACGACCTGTTCTACCCACCGGACCCAGGTGAAAAATCAGCGACCATCGCGGGCAATATCTCCACCAACGCCGGCGGTATGCGCGCGGTAAAATACGGCGTCACCCGTGATTATGTCCGCGGGCTTACGGTGGTCATGCCAAATGGGGAAGTGCTGGAGCTTGGCGGCAAGATTGTTAAAAACAGCTCTGGCTACAGCTTGAAGGATCTGGTCATCGGCTCTGAGGGAACCCTGTGTGTGATTACCAGGGCTGTGCTCAAGCTGCTGCCCCTGCCTAAAAAAACCCTGAGCCTTCTGGTGCCCTTCGATACCTTTACAGAAGCGGCTGCCGTAGTGCCAAAGATCATCAAATCCAAGGCTATTCCAACAGCCATTGAGTTCATGGAACGCCAGACCATTCTCTTTGCCGAAGACTTCCTGGGCAAGAAATTCCCGGATACCAAGAGCAATGCCTACATCCTGCTTACTTTTGACGGCAACACCAAAGAACAGGTGGAAGCAGAGTACGAAGTGGTGGCAGACCTCTGTCTGAGTGAAGGGGCAAAGGATGTATATATTGTCGATACTGACGAGCGTAAGGACTCTGTCTGGAGCGCCCGCGGCGCTTTCCTGGAAGCCATCAAGGCATCTACCACTGAAATGGACGAATGTGACGTGGTGGTTCCGAGAAACCGTGTGGCAGAATTTATCAACTACACCCACGACCTTGAAAAGGAACTGAATATCCGAATCCCGAGCTTTGGCCATGCCGGCGACGGCAACCTGCACCTCTACATCTGCCGTGATGAGCTGGGCCAGAAGGAATGGGAAGAAATGCTGGATACTGCCATGGATAAGCTCTATGCTAAATCCCTTGAGTTTGACGGGCTTGTCTCGGGCGAGCACGGCATCGGCTATGCCAAACGAAAATACCTCTTTAACGATTATGGCGAATATGAAATGGGTCTGATGGACGGCATCAAGCATGCCTTTGACCCGAAGAATATTCTGAACCCTAAAAAAGTCTGCCAGATGTAA